TCTGGACTAATACATTTAAGGAACAATCCGGCTCAACGATTGTCAATATCGAAATAGTGTATAAAAGTTTGGAGGACCTTGAAAAGATAATAGCAATGGGCTTCAAAGAAGGATTTACTGCCGGATTGGAAAATCTGGATGCGCTTTTGGCATCGTAATACGATTTTTTATAAAGCATATCATAGGCTGCCAATACCAACCGGCAGCCTTTTTTATATGTTTCTAAGTTTAGTAAAAAACTTTTGCTCCTTATAGAAACAGCCAGTTTATCGTGGCATTTTCCTGTAAAGAAACCGACTTAAAAAATGCTTTGGGAGCTAATCCCGTAAAGGCTTTAAAATCTTTGATAAGGTGTGACTGGTCATAAAAAGAGCTGTCGTAATTCAAGGTTCCTTTGTTTTTATCGTTATTGGCAAGCCCGGTATTTTTAGCCATCGTTTCCCTGAATCGTTGGATTTTTCTAAATTCTGAAGGTGTCTTGCCTAAATGGATATGGAACTGTCTTGCAATATTTTGCCGGCTCGTGTGGTGTTTTGCTGCAAGCTGTTCAATAGAAGCTGCTTCAGCATTTTGTGTCAGTTCCAGCGCCACATCCTGTATTAAAGGATTTTCAAAACCGATTAGTTTGGATAGCCAGTATTTTTCAATCTGGTTTCGCTGTTCTTCCATGTTACTTTCATTTAAGATTGATTTAAAGGTCGTTTCATAATCTTCGAAAGGAATAAAAGAACTGGAATAGTTTTCAAGATAATATTTCAACTGTTTTGGAATAAAGGCATTCAGTCCTAATGGCTTGAAGTAAAAAGTAATTTCTCTGATTTTACCTTCATAATGTATTTTGAAAGGTTTTTTATAATGGCAGATAAGTGTGGAAATAAAAGGAACTCCTTTTTTTTCTTTGGCAAAAGCACCATTATTATCCATCACTAATCGGGTATTGTCAAGCACGGATACAATACTAAAATTGTTTGGGAAAGTAAAATACTCCACAGTAGGTTCATTTCTTTCTTTTTCTAAGAAATAATAACCTTCGAGATATTGGGAAAGGAGTTTACTTTTGGGCTTGAAATACTGTAGCTGCATGATGCTAAGTTCTGTTTTTATCTGATATAGACGATAGGTGTTGGGATTTATTTAACGGGCAAATCGTATTTTCTCAATGCCTTTTTATGTTTGTCACTGATTCGCTGTCTTAGGCTTTCGGGTGCCAGTACTTCAATTCCTTCCCCAAATCCCATAATCAGTCTTTCGAATTCGTAATTGATTTTTAACATCAAGCTGATTACAATGCTTCTGTCTTCCCGATGTTCTTCTATCTTTTGGGAGTGGTGGAATGGTTTTGTTATTACATACGGTGCATTATCGGAATCTATCCATAAACGAATAGTTCTGACTCGCTGTCCCTGGTTGACCGTAACACCAATGACATCTTTATAAAAATTTTCGGCATTGAAATTTTCTTCCGCATACGGATGAGCAAAATCAAAATCTACTGCCTCAATGCGGTCTAATGCCAGGTTAACAATAGGCTGGGATACTTTTTTCTTACCAACCAGAAACCAGCGGTTGTTGAATTCCTTTAATATATATGGATGGAAGATAAACTGCTGTGGTTCTCTGGATTTGAACGATTTATAATTAAGTACTACTACAACTTTCTTAATAATGGCCTGGTAGAGTATGTCAAGAAAATGCAATCCTTTTAGGTTTTCGTTTTTGTCCAGATAAATAACGGGTTGCGTATGCGATTTCTCCGCATAAATCTTATCTTCAAGACGCTGTAATATATCGGATACATCGCTGAACAAAGAAAAATCTTTAAACTGTTTGAGCATGGAAACGGTTTCGGTCAATACATTGATATCTGTTTCAGTTAATGGGATGTCGGTAATAGTATATTCTTCGTCTTCATATTTGTAATACTTTTTGTCATAGACGACAATAGGCGCATTGTAGCCCAGTTTTTCACTTCGCATAAGCTGGATGTCGAGTTGTGTTGTCCTCTTGCTTACGGAACTTTCTTTGCCTTCATATTCAAACAATGCTTCAGAACAGGCTTCCATTAAATCTTCCAGAGTCCATTTCCTGTACTGGTTTTGCAGGCATTTGTCAATGGTTTTATAACGGATAAGAGCATTTTTGTTTTGAGACATTTTTTCAGATTTTAAATAGAAAGTGACAAAGAGGCATTTATTGGTTTAATCAAAAATAAAAATTCCTTTTTACTGCGCAAAATAATTGCGTAGGAATACTGTCATCTTTGTACTATCAAAATGGCCTTGTAGCTTAAAGGGAAAAGCCTGTGGCAAAATTTACTGGCCATTGAGTTTACGGATATTCTGGTTAGACCTGCGCGGACTAATGGGTAGAATTTACAGAAGCACCGAAATCGTGAGGGAAAGTAGGGAAGCGTATTTGCAGCCGTAATGCCCGAGAGGGAATGTGAGTTCGAATCTCATCAAGGTTACATTCAGAAACCAATCAGAATCATTTTGATTGGTTTAGTCTTTTAAGTTGTATTGTTTCGGATTTATTTTTTCATTCCTTTTTGTTTAGCTTGGAATAATCGGTTAATCCTAGTTTATTGCCAAACGGGTCGTTAAATTCTACGGCCAAGCCGGTCATTATTTCAAATGGTTCGCTCAAAAACGTTATTCCTTTCTGCTTTAGAATCTCGTAGGCTTCCTGTACGTTATCTACAGTAAACCAAATAGCCGGTTTTGCATTTTGCATAGTACTTACAATAATTGCCGGCTCATTTTGACCTACTTTAAAGGCTGTCATACCTTTATCTGAAAAATCAAACTTAATCTCAAGTCCGAGTTTGTCTTTATAGAATTCCTTTGCCTCATCAAGATTTTTGGCAGGAAGAAAAAAATTATCGAAGTCACTTATATTCATAAAATCAAGATTTAATTTGTGATAGGTCAATGCCTAATTTTGTAAACTGAAGTATTCCTATATCAGTGATATAAAAATTTTTGTCATCCGGTTTTTCCTTTGCTAACCAGCCCTTTGCTATAAACTGTTCTAATAAAAGCATTCCAAGCTTTCCTCCAATATGTTCGTAACATTTCTTGGCTGGCTTTCTGTCTAATGTTTTGTCCATTTTCTTATTTTTAATTTATTTCCAACTGTTTTTTCTCTTTAATATTAGGATTGTTATAATCAAAATTAAATAAAGTTTAAAAATAGAAAAGTGATATTAGTCATACTTTTTTATATCCTTTTATTTTGTATAGAATCAACAATTTAAGCAGTAAGATAACAAAAAAAATAACTGCGCAAAATAATTGCGTACTTTGATTTCAGCTTTGTACCATCAAAAAATGGAAAACATGAAAACACCAATCAACGGAACCGATTTGCTGGAATTAGGATACCCTCAGGGAAGCGTCATCGGGATTGCTTTAAAAGTAAACAAAAAGAGAACTGGCCATACAAAAGAGCAGATGCTGGAATTGTATAAAAAAGTACTGGAGACCCCGGAGGAATATATAGACGATGCGCTTTTTGGGAGACTGGCTACTGCATTAATCGAAAAGTTAGCAGAAAAACCAGAAGATTTTATTGCCCTGAATCCAAACCCAAAAGCTTTTTCATCTTATGGATTAGACCATATTGAAGCAGGTGCTATTGAACAGATGAAAATTGCTATGCAATTGCCTGTTACGGTTGCAGGTGCCCTGATGCCGGATGCACATCAAGGCTACGGACTACCAATTGGAGGTGTATTGGCTACGCAAAATGCTATTATTCCTTATGGAGTAGGCGTGGATATTGGTTGCAGAATGGCCTTGTCGGTTTATGATATTCCGGAAGCATATTATTATGAGAACGAACATAAATTTAAGAGAGAACTGATAGCCCATTCTAAATTTGGAGCCGGACATGGTTTTCAGGGACAATACAGAGCAGACCATGCCGTATTGGAGAATCCTAATTTTGAAAGCAATCCTTTTATCAAAAATTTAAAAGATAAGGCCTGGTCACAATTGGGTTCTTCCGGAGGAGGAAACCATTTCGTAGAATTTGGTATTTTAGAATTTGAATCGGATGATGCCGTTTTAGGTATTTCTAAAGGAAAATATGTTGCCTTACTGACACATTCGGGTTCCAGAGGTTTTGGAGCAACTGTTGCCGGGCATTATACTAAAATTGCAAAAGAACTGTGCCCGTTACCGGAAGTGGCGAGAAACCTGGCTTATCTGGATATGAATTCAGAGATAGGACAAGAATATTGGATAGCTATGAATTTGGCGGGAGATTACGCTTCGGCTTGTCATGAAATCATCCACAACAAGATGCAGCAGGCATTAGGTGCTGAGGTATTAGCGAAAGTGGAGAACCATCATAATTTTGCATGGAAAGAAATCTGGAATGGGGAAGAAGTTATCGTTCATAGAAAAGGAGCGACTCCGGCCGGAAAAGGCGTGATGGGAATCATACCGGGAAGTATGACCGCACCGGGATTTTTGGTTAGAGGAAAAGGAGAAGAAAATGCCATCAATTCGGCTTCGCATGGTGCCGGACGACAGATGAGCAGAGGTCAGGCTTTTAGGACGATTACCAAAATTGAGATGCAGGCCGTCCTAAATCATCATGGCGTAACGCTAATTGGTGCCGGGTTGGATGAAGCGCCAATGGCCTATAAAGATATTAATCAGGTTATGGCATCACAACAGGAACTGGTGGATGTAGTAGCGAAATTTACCCCTAAAATGGTACGTATGGCAGACGATGGAAGCAGAGAAGATTAAAAATAGCAGGCAATTTTTAGCCTGCTATTCTTTTATAAATTTGTTTTTCCAATGACCTTATTTTCTGAAAAGCGGTTTCATGAGGTGTAACGAAATGTATTAAAGTTGAAAGATTACTTACTATGATTGATAAAATACTAGATCAACCCTGCCAGAGTATCCAAATGAAAAAAAAGCATTAGAAACTTTGATTAATATCCGGAAAAACTTGTATTCC
This portion of the Flavobacterium lindanitolerans genome encodes:
- a CDS encoding VOC family protein, with amino-acid sequence MNISDFDNFFLPAKNLDEAKEFYKDKLGLEIKFDFSDKGMTAFKVGQNEPAIIVSTMQNAKPAIWFTVDNVQEAYEILKQKGITFLSEPFEIMTGLAVEFNDPFGNKLGLTDYSKLNKKE
- a CDS encoding RtcB family protein; its protein translation is MKTPINGTDLLELGYPQGSVIGIALKVNKKRTGHTKEQMLELYKKVLETPEEYIDDALFGRLATALIEKLAEKPEDFIALNPNPKAFSSYGLDHIEAGAIEQMKIAMQLPVTVAGALMPDAHQGYGLPIGGVLATQNAIIPYGVGVDIGCRMALSVYDIPEAYYYENEHKFKRELIAHSKFGAGHGFQGQYRADHAVLENPNFESNPFIKNLKDKAWSQLGSSGGGNHFVEFGILEFESDDAVLGISKGKYVALLTHSGSRGFGATVAGHYTKIAKELCPLPEVARNLAYLDMNSEIGQEYWIAMNLAGDYASACHEIIHNKMQQALGAEVLAKVENHHNFAWKEIWNGEEVIVHRKGATPAGKGVMGIIPGSMTAPGFLVRGKGEENAINSASHGAGRQMSRGQAFRTITKIEMQAVLNHHGVTLIGAGLDEAPMAYKDINQVMASQQELVDVVAKFTPKMVRMADDGSRED
- a CDS encoding helix-turn-helix transcriptional regulator — protein: MSQNKNALIRYKTIDKCLQNQYRKWTLEDLMEACSEALFEYEGKESSVSKRTTQLDIQLMRSEKLGYNAPIVVYDKKYYKYEDEEYTITDIPLTETDINVLTETVSMLKQFKDFSLFSDVSDILQRLEDKIYAEKSHTQPVIYLDKNENLKGLHFLDILYQAIIKKVVVVLNYKSFKSREPQQFIFHPYILKEFNNRWFLVGKKKVSQPIVNLALDRIEAVDFDFAHPYAEENFNAENFYKDVIGVTVNQGQRVRTIRLWIDSDNAPYVITKPFHHSQKIEEHREDRSIVISLMLKINYEFERLIMGFGEGIEVLAPESLRQRISDKHKKALRKYDLPVK
- a CDS encoding helix-turn-helix domain-containing protein, translated to MQLQYFKPKSKLLSQYLEGYYFLEKERNEPTVEYFTFPNNFSIVSVLDNTRLVMDNNGAFAKEKKGVPFISTLICHYKKPFKIHYEGKIREITFYFKPLGLNAFIPKQLKYYLENYSSSFIPFEDYETTFKSILNESNMEEQRNQIEKYWLSKLIGFENPLIQDVALELTQNAEAASIEQLAAKHHTSRQNIARQFHIHLGKTPSEFRKIQRFRETMAKNTGLANNDKNKGTLNYDSSFYDQSHLIKDFKAFTGLAPKAFFKSVSLQENATINWLFL
- a CDS encoding ArsR family transcriptional regulator yields the protein MDKTLDRKPAKKCYEHIGGKLGMLLLEQFIAKGWLAKEKPDDKNFYITDIGILQFTKLGIDLSQIKS